From a region of the Mercurialis annua linkage group LG1-X, ddMerAnnu1.2, whole genome shotgun sequence genome:
- the LOC126665562 gene encoding reticulon-like protein B12: MDSSDRLFSRHRTIHDILGGGCVADVILWRQKNVTCGILSVALASWVVFERSGYTVLSLVSSVLLLLVAILFLWAKSASILNRPAPPLPRLHLSEKMVNEAAAFIRTSVNDFLSVSQDIALGRDTRLFFQVAGYLLLISIIGGFTDFLTLCYASLLIVLTIPALYERYEDFIDNYVKMVCKKSQQLYVKFDIECIGRIKKWILEKQKLS, encoded by the exons ATGGATTCATCTGATCGATTGTTTAGTAGACACAGAACTATCCATGACATCCTTGGTGGAGGCTGTG TTGCAGATGTGATACTGTGGAGGCAAAAGAATGTAACTTGTGGGATACTCTCAGTGGCTCTAGCTTCCTGGGTGGTGTTTGAGAGATCAGGTTACACTGTGTTATCACTTGTTTCCAGTGTTCTTCTTCTCCTCGTTGCCATTCTCTTTCTTTGGGCCAAATCTGCTTCCATTCTTAACAG ACCTGCTCCACCTTTACCGCGATTGCATCTATCAGAAAAAATGGTAAATGAAGCTGCAGCTTTCATCCGCACTAGTGTAAATGATTTCCTCTCAGTTTCGCAAGACATTGCGCTTGGCAGAGACACAAGGTTGTTCTTTCAAGTCGCTGGCTACCTCTTACTGATATCCATTATTGGTGGTTTCACTGATTTCCTTACTCTGTGTTACGCCA GTCTCCTTATTGTACTTACAATCCCCGCACTCTACGAAAGGTATGAAGATTTTATTGATAATTACGTGAAGATGGTCTGCAAGAAATCACAACAATTGTATGTGAAGTTTGATATAGAGTGTATAGGTAGGATTAAGAAATGGATTTTGGAGAAGCAGAAACTTAGTTGA
- the LOC126665557 gene encoding E3 ubiquitin-protein ligase HAKAI homolog: protein MLIRLSKPSLESGGGGVVKPLLVDTVTVACPDHLVLADLPVAKGIGAATAASVVKTAGRRSRRQLGERVHFCVRCDFPIAIYGRLSPCEHAFCLDCARSDSICYLCDERIQKIQTIKLMEGIFICAAPHCLKSFLKRVDFESHIQESHADLLQSNSEKEFGNDTEVQSTKQHSVSDSTARAPSRPLISPSSNSQFDSEDKPRRQQVREQPLARPMMQPRPPFFGQGQNYPSDPQLDSSRPPGFDRPGIQNHFQHNMQGGPQQESNQGILPDIPMPEYPPMHPIQLPNFGVPMNPNPMMTPQYGHPPFQSEGGQQFYGGPYDMGQMARPDSASEAGAEQGSLLGFPPGVNMMPNYPQPWNSGPAPGGQGIPDGYSNMSDSRGNVGFYQGDYGLNPGVAPIMPHPPPSANKGMEGMQGGNAMDARENKGMSVAQPYQHLPPPPPPLPHASQPQRGKYYNDDMGRDGQGYGWQHENRDSYGTGQE, encoded by the exons ATGCTGATTCGGCTTAGCAAGCCATCGTTGGAGAGTGGTGGAGGCGGTGTGGTGAAGCCTTTGCTGGTTGATACTGTGACGGTTGCGTGTCCTGATCACCTTGTCCTTGCTGATCTTCCTGTTGCAAAGGGCATTGGTGCAGCCACTGCTGCTAGTGTTGTTAAGACTGCTGGTCGCAGGTCCCGACGCCAGCTCGGCGAACGTGTCCACTTTTGTGTTCGTTGTGATTTTCCTATTGCTATCTATGGGCGCCTG AGTCCTTGTGAGCATGCCTTTTGTCTTGATTGTGCTAGGAGCGATTCAATCTGCTATCT ATGTGATGAGCGTATCCAGAAGATTCAAACAATCAAATTGATGGAAGGGATCTTTATTTGTGCAGCGCCTCACTGTCTTAAATCATTCTTGAAGAGGGTGGATTTTGAATCTCATATTCAGGAGAGCCATGCTGACCTTCTTCAGTCAAATTCTGAGAAGGAGTTTGGTAATGACACAGAGGTTCAAAGCACCAAACAACATTCAGTTTCAGATTCCACTGCTCGAGCTCCCTCAAGGCCACTTATTTCACCTAGTTCAAATTCTCAGTTTGATTCTGAAGACAAACCTCGTAGGCAGCAGGTTAGAGAACAACCACTTGCCAGACCAATGATGCAACCACGACCGCCCTTTTTTGGCCAAGGTCAAAATTATCCATCAGATCCCCAGCTTGACAGTAGTCGTCCCCCAGGATTTGACCGGCCTGGTATCCAGAATCATTTCCAACATAACATGCAGGGAGGGCCACAGCAGGAATCCAACCAAGGAATTTTGCCGGATATTCCAATGCCTGAATACCCACCTATGCATCCCATTCAGCTGCCCAATTTTGGTGTACCAATGAATCCAAATCCAATGATGACTCCTCAATACGGTCATCCTCCTTTTCAATCGGAGGGAGGTCAGCAATTTTACGGAGGTCCCTACGACATGGGGCAGATGGCAAGGCCAGATTCAGCATCAGAAGCTGGTGCAGAACAAGGATCTTTGTTGGGTTTTCCACCAGGTGTAAATATGATGCCAAATTATCCCCAGCCATGGAACAGTGGACCTGCACCAGGGGGCCAGGGGATTCCCGATGGTTATTCGAACATGTCAGATTCTCGAGGAAATGTTGGATTTTATCAAGGGGACTATGGGCTAAATCCAGGAGTTGCACCTATAATGCCTCATCCCCCGCCATCTGCTAACAAGGGAATGGAAGGTATGCAGGGTGGTAATGCCATGGATGCTAGGGAAAACAAAGGTATGTCGGTAGCACAGCCGTATCAACATTTGCCGCCGCCTCCACCTCCTTTGCCCCATGCGTCGCAGCCTCAACGAGGTAAGTATTATAATGATGATATGGGTCGTGATGGACAAGGTTATGGATGGCAACACGAGAACCGTGATAGCTATGGAACTGGCCAGGAGTAG
- the LOC126666164 gene encoding mitochondrial uncoupling protein 1 encodes MVAASNAGSDISFAGTFASSAFAACFAEICTIPLDTAKVRLQLQKKAVAGDGLGLPKYKGMLGTVGTIAREEGLSSLWKGIIPGLHRQCLFGGLRIGLYEPVRNFYVGKDHVGDVPLSKKILAALTTGAVGISIANPTDLVKVRLQAEGKLAPGVPRRYSGALNAYSTIARQEGVGALWTGIGPNIARNAIINAAELASYDQIKETILKIPGFTDNVVTHLFAGLGAGFFAVCIGSPVDVVKSRMMGDAAYKNTLDCFIKTLKNDGPLAFYKGFIPNFGRLGSWNVIMFLTLEQAKKFVRDLESS; translated from the exons ATGGTAGCTGCTAGCAACGCTGGTTCTGATATTTCCTTCGCCGGAACTTTCGCTAGTAGCGCTTTCGCCGCTTGTTTCGCCGAG ATATGCACAATTCCTCTGGACACTGCAAAAGTTAGACTCCAACTCCAGAAGAAAGCTGTTGCTGGGGATGGATTGGGCTTACCTAAATACAAGGGTATGTTGGGTACAGTGGGTACCATTGCTAGGGAAGAAGGTCTATCATCCCTCTGGAAAGGCATAATACCGGGGCTGCACCGGCAATGCCTATTTGGTGGCTTGAGAATTGGGTTATATGAGCCT GTTAGGAACTTCTATGTGGGGAAAGATCATGTAGGAGATGTTCCTTTGTCTAAGAAAATTCTTGCTGCACTTACTACTG GCGCTGTAGGAATTTCTATTGCAAATCCAACTGATCTCGTAAAGGTTAGACTTCAAGCTGAAGGAAAATTAGCCCCTGGTGTGCCAAGGCGATATTCTGGAGCCTTAAATGCTTATTCTACGATTGCAAGGCAG GAAGGAGTTGGTGCACTTTGGACTGGGATAGGACCTAATATCGCACGAAATGCTATTATAAATGCTGCTGAACTTGCCAGTTATGATCAAATAAAAGAG ACCATTCTGAAAATTCCTGGATTCACTGATAATGTTGTCACTCATCTTTTTGCTGGGCTCGGCGCAGGTTTTTTTGCTGTCTGTATCGGTTCCCCAGTAGACGTG GTTAAGTCGCGAATGATGGGAGATGCTGCTTACAAGAATACACTTGATTGCTTCATTAAGACCCTGAAGAATGAT GGACCTCTTGCTTTCTACAAGGGTTTTATCCCAAATTTTGGGCGACTAGGATCCTGGAATGTGATCATGTTTCTAACCTTAGAACAG GCAAAGAAATTTGTCAGAGACTTAGAATCATCGTGA
- the LOC126664504 gene encoding neutral ceramidase 2, which translates to MDMTTSSHGKIWPPPRVWFLSLMLLLLQKGGVTFSASNYLVGFGSYDITGPAADVNMMGYANLEQVASGVHFRLRARTFIVAEPQGNRVAYVNLDACMASQIVTIKVLERLKARYGDLYTEQNVAISGTHTHAGPGGYLQYVVYIVTSLGFVPQSFDAVVDGIEKSIIQAHENLRPGSIFVNKGELLDAGVNRSPSAYLNNPAAERSKYKYDVDKDMTLIKFVDDEWGPVGSFNWFATHGTSMSRTNSLISGDNKGAAARFMEDWFKKDGLFDYYANLNANKSGSQRITRRVSGIVPNINENRMELMEIAASFKSSQGRPATRLLSVAKRVRNSMRQVDRPQFVSAFCQSNCGDVSPNVLGAFCTDTGLPCDFNHSTCNGKNELCYGRGPGHPDEFESTRIIGERQFRKAVELFNKATEQLKGKIQYRHAYLDFSNLDVSLGSEVVKTCPASVGFGFAAGTTDGPGAFDFKQGDDMGNPFWKLVRNVLKTPGQEQISCQHPKPILLDTGEMKEPYDWAPSILPIQILRIGQLVILNVPAEFTTMAGRRLRDAVKVVLTSARSKEFNSNVHIVISGLTNTYSQYVSTFEEYKVQRYEGASTLYGPHTLAAYIQEFKKLAAALVTGQPVEPGPQPPDLLDKQISLLPPVILDATPFNANFGDVINDIPFNSTFKKGDAVSVRFQSACPRNDLMTEGTFALVEILQNQKTWVPAYDDDDFCLRFKWSRPARLSPQSYATIEWRIPQTAVSGVYRIRHFGAAKALFGSISHFTGSSSAFVVLI; encoded by the exons ATGGATATGACTACGAGCTCTCATGGCAAGATATGGCCACCGCCGCGTGTTTGGTTCTTGAGTCTTATGTTACTGTTACTACAGAAGGGTGGAGTAACTTTTTCAGCTTCTAATTATTTGGTTGGATTTGGAAGCTATGACATAACTGGGCCTGCTGCGGATGTCAATATGATGGGGTATGCTAATCTTGAACAGGTTGCATCCGGTGTTCACTTCAGGTTGCGAGCTCGGACTTTTATTGTTGCTGAACCTCAAGGAAACAGGGTGGCATATGTTAATCTTGATGCTTGTATGGCGTCACAGATTGTTACCATTAAAGTGCTCGAGAGATTGAAGGCAAG ATATGGGGATCTTTATACGGAGCAGAATGTTGCAATAAGTGGTACTCACACTCATGCTGGGCCTGGAGGCTATCTCCAATATGTTGTATATATTGTAACATCACTTGGATTTGTCCCTCAGTCATTTGATGCTGTTGTCGATGGTATTGAGAAAAGCATTATTCAAGCTCATGAAAATCTTCGTCCAGGGTcgatttttgtaaataaag GAGAGCTACTAGATGCTGGTGTAAACCGCAGCCCTAGTGCTTATCTCAACAATCCTGCAGCTGAGAGAAGTAAATATAAGTATGATGTTGATAAAGATATGACCCTTATAAAGTTTGTAGATGATGAATGGGGGCCAGTTGGCAGCTTTAATTGGTTTGCAACTCATGGAACGTCTATGAGTCGGACAAACTCATTGATAAGTGGTGACAACAAAGGAGCTGCCGCACGATTTATGGAAGACTGGTTTAAAAAAGATGGCCTTTTTGATTATTATGCCAACCTAAATGCTAATAAATCTGGATCTCAGAGAATCACTCGAAGAGTCTCGGGCATTGTCCCTAATATCAATGAGAATC GTATGGAGCTGATGGAAATTGCTGCCTCCTTTAAGTCTTCTCAGGGCCGCCCTGCAACGAGGCTTCTTAGTGTTGCAAAACGTGTGAGGAATTCTATGCGGCAAGTAGATAGACCACAATTTGTGTCAGCATTCTGTCAAAGCAATTGTGGTGATGTAAGCCCGAATGTTCTAGGCGCATTCTGCACAGACACTGGATTACCTTGTGATTTCAATCATAGTACCTGCAATGGAAAGAATGAACTATGCTATGGCCGGGGTCCAGG TCACCCAGATGAATTTGAGAGTACAAGAATCATCGGAGAAAGGCAATTCAGAAAAGCTGTTGAATTGTTTAACAAGGCAACTGAGCAGCTGAAAGGAAAGATACAGTATAGACATGCTTATTTGGACTTCTCAAACCTTGATGTCTCACTGGGTAGTGAGGTTGTAAAAACATGTCCTGCTTCTGTGGGATTTGGTTTTGCCGCAGGAACCACTGACGGTCCTGGAGCTTTTGATTTCAAGCAAGGGGATGACATG GGAAATCCTTTCTGGAAGTTGGTGAGGAATGTTCTCAAAACACCAGGCCAGGAACAAATTAGTTGTCAGCACCCAAAGCCCATTCTTCTCGACACTGGCGAAATGAAGGAACCATATGACTGGGCA CCCTCAATTCTTCCGATTCAAATCTTGCGGATAGGGCAACTTGTCATTCTCAACGTTCCGGCTG AGTTTACTACCATGGCTGGCAGGCGCCTTCGAGATGCGGTCAAAGTGGTTCTCACTTCTGCAAGAAGTAAAGAATTTAACAGCAATGTTCATATTGTCATTTCTGGACTGACAAATACTTACTCACAGTATGTCTCCACATTTGAGGAGTACAAGGTCCAGAGATATGAG GGAGCTTCCACCCTTTATGGTCCACACACACTGGCCGCCTACATTCAGGAGTTCAAGAAACTAGCTGCAGCACTCGTAACCGGCCAACCTGTTGAACCAGGTCCACAGCCTCCAGATCTCCTTGACAAGCAAATCAGTTTACTACCCCCAGTTATTCTTGATGCAACCCCTTTCAATGCAAATTTTGGAGATGTTATAAATGACATTCCATTTAACTCAACCTTCAAAAAAGGCGACGCGGTTTCTGTCAGGTTTCAGTCAGCTTGTCCGAGGAATGACCTCATGACAGAGGGTACATTTGCTCTGGTTGAGATTCTCCAGAACCAGAAGACATGGGTACCAGCATATGATGACGACGACTTCTGCCTGCGATTTAAGTGGTCAAGACCTGCACGACTTAGCCCGCAGAGTTACGCGACTATAGAATGGCGAATCCCGCAAACAGCGGTTTCTGGTGTGTACAGGATAAGACATTTTGGTGCTGCAAAGGCACTTTTTGGTTCGATTAGCCATTTCACAGGATCTTCAAGTGCCTTTGTAGTACTGATATAG
- the LOC126666014 gene encoding mediator of RNA polymerase II transcription subunit 10b-like, with translation MDPSTIGTGGNGVLPTHVNDTATAAADDPKQNLNNVINSIQTNLGLIHQLYLTVSSFNTASQLPLLQRLNGLVTELDNMAKLSEKCNIQVPMEVLNLIDDGKNPDEFTRDVINSCIAKNQVTKGKTDAFKGLRKHLLEELEQAFPDEVESYREIRALSAAESKRLAQAQSLLPNGDVKVKSDL, from the exons ATGGATCCCTCAACAATAGGGACTGGTGGAAATGGCGTGTTGCCTACTCATGTGAATGATACTGCAACAGCAGCAGCAGATGACCCAAAGCAGAATCTCAACAATGTTATTAACTCCATCCAGACGAATCTTGGCCTCATCCACCAGCTTTACCTTACCGTCTCTTCCTTCAACACTGCCTCCCAGCTTCCTCTGCTTCAACGCCT AAATGGTCTGGTTACTGAGCTAGATAATATGGCCAAGTTATCTGAAAAGTGCAACATTCAAGTTCCTATGGAGGTCCTCAA TTTGATTGATGACGGGAAGAATCCAGATGAATTCACCCGTGATGTTATAAACAGCTGCATTGCCAAAAATCAGGTCACCAAGGGCAAAACTGATGCCTTCAAG GGTTTGCGCAAGCATCTCTTGGAGGAACTTGAGCAGGCATTTCCAGATGAAGTTGAATCATATAGGGAGATACGTGCACTCTCTGCTGCT GAATCAAAACGTCTTGCTCAAGCTCAGAGTTTGTTGCCCAATGGAGATGTGAAGGTTAAGAGCGATCTTTAA
- the LOC126666234 gene encoding uncharacterized protein LOC126666234, protein MDEPLLSERRSELGDNQSEKWSSYQYVGRTGSVIPTASLAGTEVSVEEIRSAAGSGHYPPSLHAALITSPEPHPNEQGSVYEGGYGAECGGTASTNFQGQILDEIEIRELLIDHVGHRCCWGSRPARTWKIHAVEDCNVYVGTLETFIEERETIYETKPYLGGNIDGKEKGPELGVWELDLRSQFPVLFTLHKETQTKIPRSEVIEKCPDCIGRGNIVCPTCNTDQEPGFYRENQMSECSACYGRGLIAHKDGSDTICTKCSGKGKIPCATCGSRGLIKCEKCCGSGSLLTYSTAVIRWKTLSTRKVSATRGAASVPAEVFHKAKGVELCNTQAHRCTPAFFADSFFLNKFSSEVIAERPPVPMTARVICERHTISVVPMTRVTMTHRGRSFSFYIIGFSREVYLKDYYPSRFCWGLCPCLEWLKL, encoded by the exons ATGGACGAGCCTCTGCTTTCAG AGAGAAGAAGCGAATTAGGAGATAATCAAAGCGAAAAATGGAGTTCGTATCAGTACGTCGGTCGAACCGGGTCGGTAATTCCCACCGCTTCGTTGGCGGGAACTGAAGTTAGCGTCGAGGAAATTCGTTCGGCGGCTGGCTCTGGTCATTATCCGCCGTCTCTTCATGCCGCTTTGATCACTTCTCCCGAGCCTCATCCCAATG agCAAGGGTCAGTTTATGAAGGTGGATATGGAGCAGAATGTGGTGGAACAGCAAGCACTAACTTTCAAGG GCAAATATTGGATGAGATTGAGATACGCGAGTTGCTTATTGATCATGTTGGTCATCGTTGCTGTTGGGGAAGTCGCCCAGCTCGAACTTGGAAGATTCATGCAGTGGAAGACTGCAATGTGTATGTGGGAACTCTAGAAACTTTTATAGAGGAGAGAGAAACTATATACGAGACAAAGCCATATTTAGGTGGCAATATTGATGGAAAGGAAAAAGGTCCAGAACTTGGTGTCTGGGAACTGGATCTAAGATCTCAATTCCCTGTGCTCTTTACACTTCATAAAGAAACACAAACTAAAATTCCTCGTTCGGAAGTTATCGAGAAATGCCCAG ATTGTATAGGACGAGGAAATATTGTCTGTCCTACATGCAATACTGACCAAGAGCCTGGATTTTATCGGGAGAATCAAATGTCTGAATGCTCTGCCTGCTATGGAAGGGGTTTGATTGCTCATAAGGATGGATCCGACACAAT ATGCACAAAATGTTCTGGCAAGGGGAAAATTCCTTGTGCAACTTGTGGATCTCGAGGACTAATAAAGTGCGAGAAATGTTGTGGAAGTGGCTCTTTGTTGACATACAGTACTGCTGTTATTAGATG GAAGACACTGTCTACTAGGAAAGTAAGTGCAACAAGAGGAGCAGCATCAGTTCCGGCAGAGGTTTTTCACAAAGCCAAAGGGGTCGAATTGTGCAATACCCAGGCCCATCGGTGCACACCAGCTTTTTTCGCGGACTCGTTCTTTCTTAATAAGTTTTCTTCTGAAGTAATTGCAGAGAGGCCTCCTGTGCCAATGACTGCCCGGGTGATATGTGAGAGGCACACCATCTCTGTGGTTCCGATGACGCGCGTAACCATGACTCATCGTGGTCGTTCGTTTAGTTTTTACATAATTGGTTTTAGCAGGGAAGTTTACTTGAAGGACTACTATCCTTCAAGGTTTTGCTGGGGACTATGTCCTTGTTTGGAATGGTTAAAGTTGTAA